The DNA sequence ACCCCTGGCGCGGCGGCCAGGATGGACGGCGAGTTGACCGTCCACGGGTCGCCCGCGAGGTCACTGATCTGACCTCCTGCAGCGAGCACCAGCGCGGCCCCCGCCGCGTTGTCCCAGGCGTGGTGACCGAAGCTGATCGCCCCGTTGATCTGACCGCCGGCGGTCAGGGCCAGGTCGAAGCCGGTACTGCCGAACAGACGCAGTCGAGCGGTCCGTCTGCTGAGTTCGCCGAGCAACTCCACCCGGAAGGACCCGGGGTAGCGCCCGCGGCTGTCGAGGTTGAAGGCACCGAACGCCAGCATCGCTTCATCGAGCCGCAGGGTCGGCAGCGGATCGAGCAGCTTGCCGTTGCAGGTGATTCCGCCACCCACGAACCCGGCGTACTTCAGATCCGAGAGCGGGAGCCAGGTGAGTCCCAGCACCGGCAGTCCGTTGTGCAGCAGCGCCAGCAGGATTCCGGCCACCGGCACCCCAGCCGAGTAGTTGAACGTGCCGTCGATCGGATCGACCACCCAGACGGTGCCTTCGGTGAGGTCGGGGCCGCCGTACTCCTCGCCGTGCACACCGATCCCGGTGCGTTCCTGCAGTTCGGCCGAGATGATCCGTTCCAGCTCCAGATCGAACTCGGTGGCAAAGTCGGTGTGCCCCTTGGTGACTGCGCTCGGTGCACCCAGGCCATCGCGAAACCGGCCGGTGACCGAGTCGAGCACGTCGGCAGCGGTGGCGAGCAGACGGTTCGGATCGAGGTCGGCCGGGAAATCGGGGACGTCAGTGGCGGTCATGCGGGTTCGACGTTCATGACGACACCGCCGCAAGCGCCTCCACCAGGGTGAACCGCCCGGCATACAGCGCCTTGCCCACGATGGCGCCTTCGACGCCACCGTCGACCAGTCCGGCGATCGCCACGAGGTCGTCGAGAGTCGACACCCCACCTGAGGCGACGACGGGGGCGTCGGTCTTCGAGGTGACCTCGCGCAGCAGTTCGAGATTGGGCCCGGTGAGGGTGCCGTCCTTGGTCACGTCGGTGACGACATAGCGGCTACAGCCGTCGCGCTCGAGCCGGGCCAGAACCTCCCAGAGGTCGCCGCCGTCGGACACCCATCCCCGTCCGCGCAGCCGGTACGAGCCGTCGACGAACTGGACGTCCAGGCCCACCGCGATCCGGTCGCCGTGTTCGGCGATCGCGCGCGAGCACCACTGTGGGTTCTCCAGTGCAGCGGTGCCGAGGTTCACCCGCGCACAGCCGGTGGCGAGCGCCGCCTTGAGGGAATCGTCGTCACGGATACCGCCCGACAGTTCGACCTTCACGTCCAGCTCACCGATCACCTCGGCCAGCAATTCGCGGTTGCTGCCCCGGCCGAACGCCGCGTCGAGGTCCACCAGATGCACCCACTCGGCACCGTCGCGCTGCCACGTCAATGCGGCCTCTCGCGGAGAACCGTAGGACGTCTCGCTGCCTGCGGCGCCCTGCACCAGCCGCACCGCCTGGCCATCGGCCACGTCGACCGCCGGAAGCAGTTCAAGTCGTGAGCTCATGCTGTGTGTCAATCCCTTTCGGTGTTCTTCGGGTCGATCTCGCCATCATCGGCATGGGCTGCCCGGTCGACCATCCGGTTGGCCACAATACCCATCGCCGCGACCGCGACCACCAGTGCCAGCAGCGCGACGACCAGTGCAGCCAGCGGTGCGACCTGCGCCAACCAGATCACCACGGGCACCGAGAACACCAGAACCGCCGTGCCGGCGCCGAGCGCGAAGACGGCGAGCCGAGCAAAAGAGAACTGGCGCGCCGGGCTCATCGCCGTCCGCGTGTGATCGCGGTCGAGCTGGTCGGGCTCACTTCAACGACCGCACCCAGTTGCGCAGGAGCCGGGCTCCGGCGTCACCGGACTTCTCCGGGTGGAACTGGGTCGCACTCAGTGGACCGTTCTCGACGGCGGCCAGAAATCGACCACCGTGTTCGGACCACGTGAGCTTGGCGGGTTTGAAATGTCCCTCGGAATGCAGTTCCCACGTCTGTGCCGCATAGGAGTGCACAAAATAGAACCGCTCATCGTCGGGCATGCCCTCGAACAGGACCGAGTCCGGTTCGGCCTCAACGGTGTTCCAGCCCATGTGTGGGAGCACCGGGGCCGGGAGCGCACTGACCGTGCCCGGCCACTGTCCGCACCCGTCGGCCTCGACACCGAACTCGACGCCCCGTTCGAATAGGATCTGCATCCCGACACAGATGCCCAGCACCGGACGACCACCGGCTAGCCGGTCATCGATTATGCGGTCGCCCTTGATCTCGCGCAGCCCTTCCATGCATGTGGCGAAGGCTCCGACGCCGGGTACAACGAGGCCGTCGGCTTCCAGGGCCGTGTGGGCGTCCGAGGTGACGGTGACGTCGGCACCGGTGCGCTCGAGCGCCCGCTGCGCCGAGCGCAGATTGCCTGATCCGTAGTCGAGAATCGCGACTGTGCGGCCTTCGGTGCCGCTTCCGGTGTTGCTCACAGCGCACCTTTCGTCGAGGGGACCCCACTCACCCGCGGGTCTGGCTCCACCGCCGCCCGCAGAGCGCGTGCCACTGCCTTGAACTGCGCCTCGGTGATGTGGTGGGGGTCGCGACCGTACAGCGTTCGGACGTGCAGTGCGATCTGTGCGTTCATCGCGAGGGATTCGAACACGTGCTTGTTGATCACCGTGTGGTACGGGACACCTGGATTGCCACCGATCGTGCTGGTGAGAAGGTGGTCGGGTTCTCCGGTGAACACGCAGTAGGGCCGACCCGAGACGTCGACGATCGCCTGCGCGAGCGTCTCGTCCATGGGGATCCATGCGTCGCCGAAGCGGCGAATACCCGACTTGTCACCCAGTGCCTGTCGAATCGCCTGGCCGAGCACGATTGCGGTGTCCTCGACGGTGTGGTGCGCCTCGATCTCGACGTCGCCCTTTGCCGCGACGGTCAGGTCAAAACTGCCGTGTGCCCCGAACGCGGTGAGCATGTGGTCGTAGAAGGCCACTCCGGTGGAGATCTCGGTGACGCCGGTGCCATCGAGGTTGATCTCGACGGTGATGGATGATTCGCGGGTGGTGCGCTCGATCCGAGCGACGCGAGCCTGGGTTGTCATTGTTGTTGTCCTCCTACGAGGTCGGAGCCGGCCAGTTCGGCACTGCGTGCCAGCAGCGCGTCGTTCTCGGCGGGCAGGCCGATGGTCGCACGCAGATGCCCGGCGCTGTGCATGTCCCGGATCAGCACACCGCCGTCGAGGTAGTGCTGCCAGCTGGCGGTGGCGTCGGCAAAGTCGCCGAACAGGATGAAGTTGGCGTCGGAGTCCACCACGTGGAAGCCGAGGTCGGTCAGTCCCGCGGTGACCCGCTCGCGCTCGGCGACGATGGCCGCGACTCCCGCGAGGGTGTCGTCGGCGTGCCGCAGAGCCGCGCGCGCGGCGGCCTGCGTGATCACCGAGAGGTGATACGGCAGACGGACCAGCAGCAGGGCGTCGATCATTGCCGGGTCTGCGGCCAGGTAACCGAGCCGTCCTCCGGCGAACGCGAACGCCTTGCTCATGGTCCGGCTGACAACAACCGTGGCCGGGAACTCTTCGATGAGCGCCACAGCGCTCGGTGCTGCGGAGAATTCCGCATAGGCCTCGTCGACGATGACGATGCCGGGCGCGGCCGCCGCGACTGCCTGCATCTCGTCCAGCGGTATCGAGCCACCCGTCGGATTGTTCGGCGACGTCAGGAACACCACGTCGGGCCGCAGTTCCTCGATCGCGCCCAGGGCCACGTCGAGGTCGAACGAGAAGTCGGCGCTGCGCTTGGCCTCGATCCAGGTGGTGTCGATTCCCGTGGAGATGATCGGATGCATCGAGTACGAGGGTACGAATCCGAGTGCCGTTCGGCCGGGCCCTCCGAAGGCCTGCAACAACTGCTGCAGCACTTCATTGGATCCGTTTGCTGCCCACAGGTTTTCGACACCGAGCCGGATGCCGGTCCTCGTGGTGAGGTATGCGGCCAGATCCGTGCGCAGGGCAACGGCATCGCGGTCGGGATAGCGGTGTAACCGACTTGCCGCAGCACGCACCGACTCTGCCAGGTCGTCGACCAGTGCCTGCGACGGTGGGTGCGGGTTCTCGTTGGTGTTCAGTCGATATGGGACTTCCAGTTGCGGTGCGCCGTAGGGTGATTGGCCCCTCAGCGACTCGCGGAGTGGAAGGTCGTCCAACCCGATGCGGCTGCTGGGAGCGCTCACTGCTGCTCGCCACCGGTACTGTCCACCGCGCCGGCGAACCGCAGTCGGACAGCTTCGCCGTGGGCAGGCAGATCCTCGGCACGCGCAAGTGTCTGCACATGCCCGGAGACCTCTTTGAGCGCGGCCTCGTCGTAGTCGATGACATGGACCCCACGCAGGAACGTCTGTACCGACAGTCCCGAACTGTGCCGAGCCGACCCCGATGTGGGCAGCACATGATTGGAACCCGCGCAGTAGTCACCCAGACTGACCGGCGAGAAGTCGCCGACGAAGATGGCGCCGGCGCTGTGCACCTGCGCCGCAACACCCTTGGCGTCTCGGGTCTGGATCTCCAGGTGCTCCGCCGCATAGGCATTGACCACCCGCAGCCCCTGTTCGATGTCGTCGACGAGGATCACACCTGATTGCGATCCGCCCAGCGCGGTGCGTACCCGTTCGCTGTGTGTGGTGCGCTCGATCTGTACTTCGAGTTCGGCATCCACGGCATCGGCCAAGGCCGTGCTGTCGGTGACCAGGACGGACGCAGCCATCACATCGTGCTCGGCCTGACTGATGAGATCGGCGGCCACATTGACCGGGTTCGCCGAATCGTCCGCGAGGATCGCGATCTCGGTGGGGCCTGCCTCCGAGTCGATCCCGACAACACTGCGGCACAACCGTTTTGCGGCGGTGACATAGATATTGCCGGGGCCGGTGATGAGGTCGACCGGCTCGAGGTCGGTGCCATCGGTGTCGGTGCCGCCGTAGGTGAGCAATGCCACCGCCTGCGCGCCGCCCACCGCCCACACCTCGGTGACCCCGAGGAGCGCGCACGCCGCCAAGATGGTCGGGTGTGGCATGCCGCCGAACTGTGCCTGAGGCGGGGAACTGACCACCAGGGTGTCGACGCCGGCTTCCTGGGCAGGCACCACGTTCATCACGACGCTGGACGGGTACACGGCGTTGCCGCCGGGCACGTAGAGACCCACGCGGCTCACGGGGATCCAGCG is a window from the Williamsia sp. DF01-3 genome containing:
- the priA gene encoding bifunctional 1-(5-phosphoribosyl)-5-((5-phosphoribosylamino)methylideneamino)imidazole-4-carboxamide isomerase/phosphoribosylanthranilate isomerase PriA, whose translation is MSSRLELLPAVDVADGQAVRLVQGAAGSETSYGSPREAALTWQRDGAEWVHLVDLDAAFGRGSNRELLAEVIGELDVKVELSGGIRDDDSLKAALATGCARVNLGTAALENPQWCSRAIAEHGDRIAVGLDVQFVDGSYRLRGRGWVSDGGDLWEVLARLERDGCSRYVVTDVTKDGTLTGPNLELLREVTSKTDAPVVASGGVSTLDDLVAIAGLVDGGVEGAIVGKALYAGRFTLVEALAAVSS
- a CDS encoding histidinol-phosphate transaminase translates to MSAPSSRIGLDDLPLRESLRGQSPYGAPQLEVPYRLNTNENPHPPSQALVDDLAESVRAAASRLHRYPDRDAVALRTDLAAYLTTRTGIRLGVENLWAANGSNEVLQQLLQAFGGPGRTALGFVPSYSMHPIISTGIDTTWIEAKRSADFSFDLDVALGAIEELRPDVVFLTSPNNPTGGSIPLDEMQAVAAAAPGIVIVDEAYAEFSAAPSAVALIEEFPATVVVSRTMSKAFAFAGGRLGYLAADPAMIDALLLVRLPYHLSVITQAAARAALRHADDTLAGVAAIVAERERVTAGLTDLGFHVVDSDANFILFGDFADATASWQHYLDGGVLIRDMHSAGHLRATIGLPAENDALLARSAELAGSDLVGGQQQ
- the hisD gene encoding histidinol dehydrogenase; the protein is MLARTDLRGARATTAQLRRAMPRGATDVDAVLGQVKPVIDAIRDRGAEAALEYGKKFDGVAPDTVRVPTELIDQALADIDPDVRAALTESIDRARKVHADQRRTDVTTEVSPGGTVTERWIPVSRVGLYVPGGNAVYPSSVVMNVVPAQEAGVDTLVVSSPPQAQFGGMPHPTILAACALLGVTEVWAVGGAQAVALLTYGGTDTDGTDLEPVDLITGPGNIYVTAAKRLCRSVVGIDSEAGPTEIAILADDSANPVNVAADLISQAEHDVMAASVLVTDSTALADAVDAELEVQIERTTHSERVRTALGGSQSGVILVDDIEQGLRVVNAYAAEHLEIQTRDAKGVAAQVHSAGAIFVGDFSPVSLGDYCAGSNHVLPTSGSARHSSGLSVQTFLRGVHVIDYDEAALKEVSGHVQTLARAEDLPAHGEAVRLRFAGAVDSTGGEQQ
- the hisB gene encoding imidazoleglycerol-phosphate dehydratase HisB, producing MTTQARVARIERTTRESSITVEINLDGTGVTEISTGVAFYDHMLTAFGAHGSFDLTVAAKGDVEIEAHHTVEDTAIVLGQAIRQALGDKSGIRRFGDAWIPMDETLAQAIVDVSGRPYCVFTGEPDHLLTSTIGGNPGVPYHTVINKHVFESLAMNAQIALHVRTLYGRDPHHITEAQFKAVARALRAAVEPDPRVSGVPSTKGAL
- the hisH gene encoding imidazole glycerol phosphate synthase subunit HisH, with product MSNTGSGTEGRTVAILDYGSGNLRSAQRALERTGADVTVTSDAHTALEADGLVVPGVGAFATCMEGLREIKGDRIIDDRLAGGRPVLGICVGMQILFERGVEFGVEADGCGQWPGTVSALPAPVLPHMGWNTVEAEPDSVLFEGMPDDERFYFVHSYAAQTWELHSEGHFKPAKLTWSEHGGRFLAAVENGPLSATQFHPEKSGDAGARLLRNWVRSLK
- a CDS encoding inositol monophosphatase encodes the protein MTATDVPDFPADLDPNRLLATAADVLDSVTGRFRDGLGAPSAVTKGHTDFATEFDLELERIISAELQERTGIGVHGEEYGGPDLTEGTVWVVDPIDGTFNYSAGVPVAGILLALLHNGLPVLGLTWLPLSDLKYAGFVGGGITCNGKLLDPLPTLRLDEAMLAFGAFNLDSRGRYPGSFRVELLGELSRRTARLRLFGSTGFDLALTAGGQINGAISFGHHAWDNAAGAALVLAAGGQISDLAGDPWTVNSPSILAAAPGVHGDLVELISQLGDPRAFEVPKEKYR